ccaaaccatccaaacatgcataaacctattctacaacacacatacacaagcataccagctcttaggggcttcaaactacttaaaccccatctacaacacatcaaacatgcattggcaagccataTTGataaaaaacacaacataaactcataaacctaactataaactaaacatgcattctaccccatagatcttcataaaacttacttaaaacatacaatgagcctaagatcggctcttacctcttgaagatcgagagagagacgacctaatcttggagatgggagattttcaacttccttgggtctccaagctcaaaacttgctcaaaacttgaaaatcttcaaaacaagatgaaaacttgtgaaaatcgtgaaagatttgaaggaagaactcaaaaattggtgagggacggcggagagctcaccttggccgaaaatggggagaaaagctcgcccatttcggctaagggacccttttatagtggctggccagaccacgttcgggggccgaacgtgcctccgcatgcatgccatgttcggcggtcgaacttgaggttcggcggccgaacctggacttccctcacttatgccttcgggggcctaaggcacacccgaaatgcctgcatgttcggcggccgaacctgggttttcctccaaggttgttttcatgcaaaaactcatttcctttttacttaaaaccatgaaatacattaaaacattttatgaaaacatgtttctaccctactagaggcttccgacatccgagattccaccggacggtaggaattccgatcccggagtctagccgggtattacatcgtgATCCTTCAATAAAGAGAGAATAATAAGTGGAAGatgaaagagttttatttttcttctaatGCTGTAATGCTTCTTTATGTCATAAGTGAAGGatgaaataatttcttttttactttcttCCCAATCGTTTTTTATAGATGAACACCATAATCCCATAACTTCTTTCTTTTGCATCATAATAtaccattatttattttttctttataaatattataaaaacctCATAATCACTCATTTTTCATCGTTCTCcttaattttatatatctatatattttgTTGTCCTATAATAAAGATAAAAGAGGCTGACTTCAATAATTGTTGCATTCCTAgcaaaaaattattacaattatttttattattcttttgatTCTACTATTAAAGTAGAAAATGCAAATAGGATACTGACTGTATTAACCTTGTGGATTAAGTAAGTGCTAGTAATTATTCATTTTCCAACTTATAAATACCAGATTacatgagaaaaagaaaatgttaaCCTTTTTATATAATAAGCTAACAAACATTGGCTaatattacttatttttttttttgaatcaagctAATATTACTTATTTGTAATGGTTGTTATTTAACTTAAAACATTCAaacaaattatgaaaataaaaattgtaccagtaaattatatattaatctttattccatattttttttataaatacaaaCCAATAAACATTACAACAAGAAAAGACATCGATAATTGACTAACATTATAATTATCAGAATCATTTTTTCCAACTATAACTTCTGTATTTAATATTAATCCAATAACAATAGAAGATGTATCCTTCCAATTCGAAAATGAGCTTTTATTTCTCTTCCTATTTATGTAATAATTATAAGTTTGAACAGCTCTGACTCCGTTTCAAAAGATTTATATAAACTTTTGCTCACTTTACTAACATTGCACATTCATGCCATGTAGTGTAAATTTCAGGTTGAACACCCTCAAATACAGTATAATACTTGTATATTCTTCTTTATTTGGCCATAATATCTTAAATGatgtcaaaataaaaataaaaatattatattgccTTCAAATTAAGAGAATAGAGTAGATGGTTCACTTTCTTATGACaatccaaatatatatggagtTGAAAATATTTGAATGAAAGATTATAGGCAATATGGAGATTAACTATTACTTcgttaaaaatgagataaactcgGAAGATGAGTATAAGAAGCcatttaaaaaatgtaaaatatcaCAAAATGAAACtaagaaatgaaaatgaaaaaggTGAATGACAATGTAAGGAGAAATAATGAAGGTAGATAGGAAAGAAGTGAGAAATATGAAAATGAATGGAAGAAACCGGATGAGCAATAAGAAGAGGAGTGCTAGGTAGATAATTATTGTTGTGGCATAAACTTTATTTACAtgtacataaaaaataataaatttttattaaaatattattttaggtaaattacactttagtttttaagttttaacgtaattaacaaattaatttctatatttttaaaatcgaacatTTAAATCCATATATAATCAATTCGTCCAAATTGAAGGTCCTTGCATTCATAATTCCATTAGTCAACCAGTGAAagagagaataaatatttcaaatacctAAAATACCCTTATGAACAGTTAAATCCTTTTCAATATAGGTGATGAATTTTATATTGTGTAAACTATATTTTGGTCCTTAAGTTTAGAGTAATTGACGGATCAGTCcttgtatttttaaaactagACCCTTAAATCCCTCTATATTTAATCCATTTAAAATTACAGTTTTTCATCTATTATAGACATTAGTTTAAAACTAGTTAGTTTAAAACTAGTGGATAGTCAAACTTCTTCTGAAAGCACAATTTCTTCCTAAAATACCCTTTATAAAAGTTTACAATCTACTTAAAAATTACTTGATACCATTTACAAATAGTTGAAATTGCAAGTAttttctgaaatttttaaagttataaGTATTGAAGTATTATAATGAATGGAAATGGAAGaataaaaagtgttaaaaattaattaaatgagatattataaataaaagttaatggtGACTTAAgtgttatttcaaataaaaaatgaaaaatcaaaatgtttaaattataataggcGAAGATGAACTGATTAaggatttaaatatataatttaaaaaatacaataacagttctattaattatgctaaaatttaagaattcaaGTGTagtttatctatttaaaaatggtaataaagatatttctatatttttaacgacAAAAATAGATGGAGTGACCTCTAATTTGGACAAACAGATTATAGATGGATTTAAGTGttcgatttttaaaaatacagaaattaataatcaattcgttaattatattaaaattcagaaattaaagTGCAATTTACTCtattattttatctaaaaacttgcaataattttaaattgatgagagggagtttaaattttaaatttaaaaatatgcaaAATTTTTACAAGGGCAATATGGTAAAAATAATCTATTATCTTGaatgaaattatattaaaatattattttgaattacATATTAACTGGATTTATTTAAcactattcaaaattaaatatgattataatagtttatttatatactattataatataaaaaaagagtagataataattttaagataaaaaaggaaataagacaaaaattataaaatgtgtataaaatttttaaattattcaaagaCTACACATCCCAAAGTATAAGAAGTAAGCCTAAATATGGTAACCAAATAGGAAATCAATTAACTAGTGTCCAGATTTCTAAAATTCATGGGCATCAAACGGTCCAAATTCATAAATGcaagttttttttataagtttaatttttttttttccctcttttaCTTCTTAAAGTTAAATGAACCAAGAGTTCAACTTGGACATTGAATTTTCCGTACCAAGACAAGTATCTCCTATTCTGATATCATCAGCTTCCGCAATTTCCCAATTTCACCGTTCCTTTTTAAAACCTGTATTTGTCTCTGTATTGGAATTTTCTTATTAACGTCTTACTACTTCTAGGACTTCTCTCGGTTACATCTTTTAACGGCCACCAACGTCTGTTTAACATTTATAAATGCATGCTCCGCAAACCAAATCAAGGGAATAGAAGCCAAAAAGATGAAACAAGGATAGGACatcatttcaatttcaattgttAACCGCAGAAAACCATGAAGTTTGAAAAATAGTTATCCTCAACCGAAAGCAAGATACAAGTTTATCCAATTATTGCATAGCAGAAATCAAATCTAATAATGCAATCCATAACAAGAGTTATGGCTTTTAAACATCGATCAgttaaagcaattaaaattgtactaaacttccttaacattctcttcttcttcaacttcaaagCTCAGAGTCTGGCAAACAGGGTCCCCAGCTATCTCGTCTTCATCAGTGCAAAAGAACGATTTCCTCCCAACCAAATCAGACACCCTTTTTGCAGCTCCTGAGTCCCTTGGAGTCTCATTCACGCATTGGGTAGTCTTGATCTTTGGCAAAACATCACCCATTGCCTCAATAGATGGCCAAGTCTCCTCCACTACGGCATCACTCTTATATATCACCACTTCATTTGGTATTTCCCATTTCTTCTTCGTACTACTCTCTATTCTCTGATTCACTCCGCTGCCTCGAGAAACACGCCTTTTGTTGCCATCTTCCTTGTCACTGTCGGGCAGAGACCTCTTCCGAGCTTCAGTTGAAGTTAAATTCCCATTAGACTGATGCGTTTCAAACTGATTATACCTACTTGGTACAACTCGTCCTGGTTTCACTGGTTTCTTATTTGACACTGATTTTTGTCCATCTCTGAATAGCGTCTTTGGCTGGATCAATGCAAGAAATCCATCTTCTTTCTTTACGGACTTTTTAGATCCCACTGTAGTAGCTGCCAGCTTCGGAGCTTGAATCTTGGAAGTAGTTTTGCGTGATCTTGGACTTAagctctttcctctttctttGGTAGCTTTTAACTCATCAATTTCTTCAAGATTCCAGAAACAAGATTTTCTGCGATTCTGCGTAGAAACAGGGGTAATTTCTTGCTTACTCAATAATCGAGACTTAGCTCCAGAAAATATCTCCGATGGCCCCATACTGACTCCTCTTCGATTAATCTTTGTTTTTGAACTAGAAAGCAACGACTCTTCAATTGTGACAGTCTGTTTCGGCTCCATGAATTTTGCTGGCACAATTCTCCCTCTCTTTTCTATCTTGAGACTTCTTTCTGCCTTTTCTAGCTTTAGGGCTTCGAGTCTCAACGATAAACGTCTAATCTCCTTCTCAATCTCTTCTATCTCCTTGTCTACAATTCCCTCGTCGcgatttttgttttctttcagAATCAAATTATTGGATACTGTACCTGGCATAGAAACAAACTTCAATGGATTCTCTCCTGCGTTAGCGATGACGCCATTGGAGTTAAGGGGCTTGATGGGTATTGAAGACACCAATGATGTGAAAGAAACAGGCGATTTCTCAAAAACAGGGCTCAGATTCTCCTTACTGCAACTGGATTCAATAGATTGAGTCCACCACGTTGATTTGATCCCCACCGAGTCCTCTGATTCGCTATTGTCAAATGCTTCGTTGTTCCACACCTGGAGCTCTGGTGCGTTAATTGGATCAGGATAGTGAAGCAAGCTCATTATTCTTCGGAAATGGTGTTTCTTGATAGTGATAAAGATTGGTTTCCTTTAAGTTCTGATATTGTACGTTGGTCTTGAAGGATTTGTTGAGAGAGATAAGAATCACAGAGGAAGGGATGGCAAACGTAGGAAGAGATTTATCTTAATGAGGGAATTTTGTGGGTTTTGTGTTTTAAGATTTTTGACCGTTGGAGGGGGAGGAGATGTAAACGTTGGAGAACGATCGGCCGTTGGATGATAAAACGGCTTTTATAGACGCTCTAAACAGTTTAgctttgaatttaatttatatcagtaatatttaaatttattttgaatttaattaaaaattaatttaaattatttaaatttattttaaacttaattatatctatataaacaaatttgaatgcgtttaattttatatattttaattaataatttatatataaaatattttttattaataatttttatttaacaaatttaatatttttacaaaatatttaaaatttaattttttaataaaaatataaaaaattataaatattattataaaatatatattttttaaattaaattaattatttatataaataagtttCAACAGTGGATACGGTGGACTCCTAGTTCTTCGATTCAAAACGGTGCGTTTTGGCGTAAAAAAAACCTTGATAGACAAAGCCAGATACAAGACGACGTTGTGAACAGATTGAAGTTTTTTGCCCAAGAACAGATTTAACCTCGAGACTAACTGCACATCTTTGCTCGCTTTCCCGGTGATCTGCTCAACTCTGATAAGGAAATTGGTTTTGGGAGCTGAAAGATGGATCAAGGGAGGCAGGTGTTCACGGTGGATCTTCTAGAGAGATACGCGGCTAAGGGGAAAGGTGTAATTACTTGCATGGCAGCTGGAAACGATGTTATTGTGATAGGAACTAGCAAAGGATGGGTGATTAGACATGATTTTGGGGTCGGTGATTCTTTTGGTGAGCAACCATTCTTTTAGCTATTTCGATGAATTTGATTAAATAGGATTACAAAATTGTTAAATTCATTGTTGGCGATTTGGGATGTAGATATTGATCTTTCTGTGGGTCGACCCGGGGAGCAATCTATTCACAGAGTATTCGTTGATCCTGGAGGAAGCCATTGTATTGCTACAGTGGTTGGTAGTGGAGGTGCTGAAACTTACTATACTCATGCAAAGTGGACCAAGCCTCGTGTTCTGAGCAAATTGAAAGGTCTTGTTGTTAATGCTGTTGCTTGGAATAGACAACAGATCACTGAAGGTagattatttcatttttttttttttttataattttctatgTCATTTGCTTTCTGGTAAATTTTGATAGGGTTTTGTGAATGTGATTAATGATGTATTTTATTTCAGCTTCCACGAAAGAAGTTATTCTGGGAGCAGAAAATGGCCAACTTCATGAGATTGCAGTGGATGAGAAGGATAAGAGGGAGAAGTATATAAAGTTTCTGTTTCAATTAACTGAACTTCCGGAAGCTTTCATGGGTTTGcaggttttttttttagttatctACTTCTGGCAAATAGTTCTTCATCCTTTTTCATCTTTACATTTTTGTAACTGTTATTTTAGGAGGCACCCCAAATTTCTATAGAGGCAAAGAAAtagtgtgtgtgtgtatatatatatatatatatatatatatatatatataatgctcGATATCTGATTGCTTCGGGCTTTGGCCTGTGAATTTCATGGATTAATGCATGATTCTTCGAAGTTAGTATGGatgttaaaacttttctttcccttATTTCCAACTCCTCGTAGTTCCTTCCgtctaaaataaaaagataaatcgGTACTGTCCGAAAAGTTGCCTCTGGATAAAATTGTATGATTTAAAGTTTAAACTAAGAAGTTATTGTGTTATTGTGTTATTGTGTATGCAGATGGAAA
This genomic interval from Manihot esculenta cultivar AM560-2 chromosome 12, M.esculenta_v8, whole genome shotgun sequence contains the following:
- the LOC110627540 gene encoding uncharacterized protein LOC110627540, whose protein sequence is MSLLHYPDPINAPELQVWNNEAFDNSESEDSVGIKSTWWTQSIESSCSKENLSPVFEKSPVSFTSLVSSIPIKPLNSNGVIANAGENPLKFVSMPGTVSNNLILKENKNRDEGIVDKEIEEIEKEIRRLSLRLEALKLEKAERSLKIEKRGRIVPAKFMEPKQTVTIEESLLSSSKTKINRRGVSMGPSEIFSGAKSRLLSKQEITPVSTQNRRKSCFWNLEEIDELKATKERGKSLSPRSRKTTSKIQAPKLAATTVGSKKSVKKEDGFLALIQPKTLFRDGQKSVSNKKPVKPGRVVPSRYNQFETHQSNGNLTSTEARKRSLPDSDKEDGNKRRVSRGSGVNQRIESSTKKKWEIPNEVVIYKSDAVVEETWPSIEAMGDVLPKIKTTQCVNETPRDSGAAKRVSDLVGRKSFFCTDEDEIAGDPVCQTLSFEVEEEENRQIQVLKRNGEIGKLRKLMISE